A region of Mesorhizobium sp. AR02 DNA encodes the following proteins:
- a CDS encoding DUF1127 domain-containing protein: MRPDHAAAQRLAGQVPAPPARTTAILQFLHAQCIAAARWLGRQMEKRRSRLALLEMTDEQLKDIGLSRGDAYSEFRRR; this comes from the coding sequence ATGCGCCCCGATCACGCAGCGGCACAACGCCTGGCCGGCCAGGTCCCGGCGCCGCCAGCCCGCACCACGGCCATCCTGCAATTCTTGCACGCCCAATGCATCGCGGCGGCGAGATGGCTCGGCCGGCAGATGGAGAAGCGCCGAAGCCGGCTTGCCTTGCTGGAAATGACCGATGAACAGCTCAAGGACATTGGTCTATCGCGCGGCGATGCCTATTCGGAATTCAGGCGGCGCTAA